One genomic segment of Pandoraea sputorum includes these proteins:
- a CDS encoding sigma-70 family RNA polymerase sigma factor, with the protein MAAREELGAMLIAVANEDREAFAALYRKTSARIFGVIVRMVSDRAEAEDLLQDVYINVWRRASAFDASRGTAMTWLITLARNRVIDRLRQSREASLDEDHALSIPDDTPSPLRMAEASEARRRLEHCLQLLPPQQRNAVCEAFFSGLAYSELAERLTVPLGTVKSWIRRSLMQLKGCLEP; encoded by the coding sequence ATGGCTGCGCGCGAGGAACTCGGCGCGATGCTGATTGCTGTCGCGAACGAAGATCGCGAGGCGTTCGCTGCGCTCTATCGAAAGACGTCGGCACGGATCTTCGGTGTGATCGTGCGCATGGTGTCCGATCGTGCGGAAGCCGAGGATCTGCTGCAGGACGTCTATATCAACGTGTGGCGGCGCGCTTCGGCATTCGATGCCTCCCGTGGCACGGCGATGACATGGCTGATTACGCTGGCGCGCAACCGCGTGATCGACCGCCTGCGGCAGTCTCGCGAAGCGTCGCTCGACGAGGACCACGCCCTCAGTATTCCCGACGACACACCCTCACCGCTGCGCATGGCGGAGGCCAGCGAGGCTCGGCGTCGACTGGAGCACTGCTTGCAACTTCTCCCGCCACAACAACGCAATGCCGTATGCGAGGCATTTTTCAGCGGGCTGGCATACAGCGAGCTTGCGGAACGTCTCACAGTCCCGCTGGGCACCGTAAAGAGCTGGATACGTCGCAGCTTGATGCAGCTAAAAGGGTGTCTTGAACCATGA